The sequence CAGGTCCATCCACGGGCAGCCGGTCCGGTAGTTGAACGCGATCGTGTTGATCACCCGCCCGGGATCCTGCCAGCGGCCGCCCATCCGAGGCGTCCGGTTCAGGCAGCAACGGCTCAATCCGCGTCCACTGCACGGCAGTTAACGACACAGCCAGTCCAGCGAGCAGGGTTCAGATGATCGGCAGCCGTCGTACGCCGTGGACGCCCGTCGTCGTCACGCCGTGGATGCCGTCATCCCCCCCGCAGACGCCCGACGTCACGGCCCGGGCGAGTGGCGGAGGAAGGCCCCGCGCAGCAGGGCGCGGAGGGTGTCCGCGGCTGGGGTGGCTCCGGGGCGGTAGGCCACCGAGATGCGGCGGTGTAGCTCCGGTGGGTCCAGTCGGCGGACCCCCAGCGGTGTCATCGACCCCTCCGCCATCATCTCCGGGACCACCGCCACCCCGAGCCCGGCGCTCACCAGCGCGCACACCACCGCGTAGCTCGGCGACTCGCAGCGCACCGCGACACTCGCCCCGGCGGCCGCCAGCGTGGCCTCCACATCGCGCCGGTTGGGGTTGGCCGGCGCCATGCTGACCAGTGGCTGACCGGCCAGCTCGGCGAGCGGCAGGCGTCCGGAGCCCGCCGACAGGGCGTGACCGGGTGCCGTGACCAGCACCAGCTCCTCGGTCAGCAGCGGCTCCAGACGCACTCCCTCCGGCGCCGGCATCGCCTCGCCCGGCACATACTCGTGCGTCAGGGCCAGATCGACCTCGCCCAGTGCCACCGCCCCCGCCGCGTCCGGCGGTACGTACTCCGTGACGCTCAGCTCCACGTCGGGGTGGGCCCGCCGGAACGCGCTGAGCGCGGGCGGCAGCAGATGCGTGCCGGCGGTCATGAACGTGCCGACCCGCAGCCGCCCGCCGGACAGCCCCGCCAGCCGGGACAGCTCGTGCCGCGCCTGATCCAGTTCGTCGAGGACCCGCCGGGCCCGTACGAGCAGCAGCTCACCGGCCGCCGTCAGACGTGCACCGCGATGGTGGCGTACCAGCAGGGCCGCCCCGGCCTCCCGCTCCAGCTTGGCGAGCTGCTGGGAGAGCGCCGGAGCGGTGTACCCGAGCCGGGCGGCGGCCCGGGTGATCGAACCGGCCTCCGCCACCGCTACCAGGGCGGCCAGCCGGGTGGGGTCGTACATAAGAATCTCTTTAGGCTCACCAAGAACATTGCCAATACCCATTAAAGCCTCTGACCGGCGAAGCTGCTCTTATGGACGGACAGCTGATCGCCTTCACCGGAGTCGCCGCGGGCATGGTCGCCATGCCGGGCGCGGATTTCGCGGTCGTGGTGCGCAATGCGCTCGACTCGCGCCGGGCGGGGGTGGCGGCCGCCGTCGGAGTCGCGGGCGGGCTGCTGGTGCACACCGCTCTGGCGGTGGCCGGTCTCGCGGCGGTGCTGGTCGCCGTGCCCGCGCTCTTCGGCGCGGTCCAACTCCTGGGCGGCTGCTACCTGTTGTACCTCGGTGCCCGCGCCCTGACCACGGCCTTCCGGCGCCCGGCGGCCACCACGGACAGTACGACCCGCATGGACAGTACAACCCGCATGGACAGCACGACCCGCACGGATGGCTCGACCTGCATGGCCGGTACGGACCGCGCGGACCGCACGGCGGCGGGCATGCGGCCCGACGGCACCCCGCCCGCCGCCCTCCTGGGCACTGCGCAGAGCCTGCGCCAGGGCTTTCTGACCAATGCCCTCAACCCCAAGGCGCCCGTCCTCTTCCTCAGTCTGCTGCCGCAGTTCGTTCCGGCGGGGGCGCCCGCGCTGCCCCGTACGCTGCTGCTCGCCACGATGGTCGTCGCCATGGCGCTGGTGTGGTTCCCCGCCGTCGCCCTGCTGGTCGACCGGCTGGGCGTCTGGTTGCGCCGCCCCTCGGTGGCCCGCGCCCTGGAAGCCACCACCGGAGCGCTGCTCACGGCCCTGGGAGGCATCCTGCTCGTCGAGCTGGCGCTGTCCTGAGAGCGGCGCGCCCAGGGCTGTTCACGGGGTGCGGTGGACGGGAGGCGGGCAAGGGGGCGGCAAGGAGGCAGGCAGTGGCAGTCCGCACAGGCGGCGGACTCAGCAGCCCGCTGCGTGGCGTAGCGAACGGGCCGGATCGGCTTGATCGGCAGATCAGCAGATCGGTCAGATCCGCCTGATCGGCCAGGTCTGCCAGGTCTGCCAGGTCTGTCGGCACGGCCGGCTCGCCCCAGCAGCTCGGCGAAATCGGCCCAACACCTTGGTAATTGGCCGATCGGAAGATGAACGCCCAGGATCACCCCACCCGCCCGTACCAGACCGAACGGCTCCAGATCCGTTCCAGCCGCACCACGCTCCCGGCCTTGGGGGCATGCCACATCCGGCCCCGGCCCGCGTAGATGCCGACGTGGTAAATGCCGCTGCGCGAATGGAAGAAGACCAGATCGCCGCGGCGGCGCGCGCCGGCCGGGATGTGCCGGGTGCGGCCGTACTGCGCGGCGGCGGTGCGTGGCAGCAAGCGGCCGGCGCGTTTGAACGAGTACAGCATCAGCCCCGAACAGTCGAAGGCGTGCGGCCCCTGGGCGCCGTACCGGTAGGGAGCTCCGCTCTTGGAAGCCGCGATCCGCAGCGCATGGGCGGACACGGATGCGGCGGCTTCGGCATTCCCGGCCGCTCCTGGAGCGACGGTGGTCCCGCCGAGCGTGACCAGCGTCAGAGCGGTGACGGTGCCGGCGCGCGCCAGCAGATTCGGCGTATGCATGCGCATGGTCATGCGCAAACCCTTCGTCAGCCGCCTGCGAAGGAAGACCTGTCGGGTTCGGGCAGGCGAAGATGCCCGGCCGTGCGTACGGCTTCACCCCAAGGAGCCCTCGGCCGTGTTGGCCGGGACCCCGTCCTGCTCGGGTCCTCCGCTCCCGCCGGTCCACGTCGTCGACCGGACGTCCGGCACGGCGGCGGGATTAGGCGCCCGTCCGGACCGCCCCGTCGCTGTGGCGGGGTCTTGTCGTCGAAGGGATCGTCACGCACCTGGCATCCGAATTCCGAGTTGAAAATGCCGTATGTGAGATGGGTCACAATTGCCCCGAATGGTTAGTTTTGTTCCCTCAGGTGCCGCGGCGCGGGGTGTGGCACCCCGCGGACCAGGGGCGAAACATCGGGGACGGAGGAATTGTGCCCGCACTGCGCAATTCGTCGCCTCCTCAGATCGGGTGCGGACGCTACGCCGTATGCGCAGCCACGATGCGTGTGCCG is a genomic window of Streptomyces sp. Edi2 containing:
- a CDS encoding C40 family peptidase → MTMRMHTPNLLARAGTVTALTLVTLGGTTVAPGAAGNAEAAASVSAHALRIAASKSGAPYRYGAQGPHAFDCSGLMLYSFKRAGRLLPRTAAAQYGRTRHIPAGARRRGDLVFFHSRSGIYHVGIYAGRGRMWHAPKAGSVVRLERIWSRSVWYGRVG
- a CDS encoding LysR family transcriptional regulator; this encodes MYDPTRLAALVAVAEAGSITRAAARLGYTAPALSQQLAKLEREAGAALLVRHHRGARLTAAGELLLVRARRVLDELDQARHELSRLAGLSGGRLRVGTFMTAGTHLLPPALSAFRRAHPDVELSVTEYVPPDAAGAVALGEVDLALTHEYVPGEAMPAPEGVRLEPLLTEELVLVTAPGHALSAGSGRLPLAELAGQPLVSMAPANPNRRDVEATLAAAGASVAVRCESPSYAVVCALVSAGLGVAVVPEMMAEGSMTPLGVRRLDPPELHRRISVAYRPGATPAADTLRALLRGAFLRHSPGP
- a CDS encoding LysE family transporter; protein product: MDGQLIAFTGVAAGMVAMPGADFAVVVRNALDSRRAGVAAAVGVAGGLLVHTALAVAGLAAVLVAVPALFGAVQLLGGCYLLYLGARALTTAFRRPAATTDSTTRMDSTTRMDSTTRTDGSTCMAGTDRADRTAAGMRPDGTPPAALLGTAQSLRQGFLTNALNPKAPVLFLSLLPQFVPAGAPALPRTLLLATMVVAMALVWFPAVALLVDRLGVWLRRPSVARALEATTGALLTALGGILLVELALS